The following are from one region of the Nicotiana tomentosiformis chromosome 7, ASM39032v3, whole genome shotgun sequence genome:
- the LOC138895689 gene encoding uncharacterized protein, which yields MIWYHNLSPNSIDSFTILAHSFVKAHAGAIKVKTRKSDLFKVKQKDNEMLMELVSHFQMERMDLPPVANDWVIQAFTQGLNIRSSVASQQLKQNMIEYPAVTWVDVHNRYQLKIRVEDDQLGTTSESVYPVRILDRVKRDIDCELRSNRDRYRPYNGDRKSSGSGQNPIRNERKNDQGQSNRGLMTKNSFNRSIGPKEAPRLSEYNFNFDVAAIVSAIGRINDTKWPRPLQSYPAQRDPNQKCKYHGTHGHRTEDCRQLREEVSRLFKNFENSWATEPTTILGTRILTNRQNERIPNLNMS from the coding sequence atgatatggtatcacaacttatctcctaattctattgactcatttacTATTCTTGCACACTCatttgtaaaagcacatgctggtgccatcaaggtcaaaaccaggaaatcagaccttttcaaagttaaacagaaggataacgagatgctcatgGAATTAGTGtcccattttcaaatggaacgaatggatctgccgccAGTCGCCAATGATTGGGttattcaagctttcactcagggactcaatattcggagctcggtggcttcacaacaactgaagcagaATATGATAGAATACCCTGCCGTTACCTGggtcgatgtacataatcggtatcaattgaaaatcagagtcgaagatgaccaactTGGGACCACTTCGGAgtctgtttatcccgtcagaatcctcgacagagtcaagagagacatcgattgTGAACTAAGATCAAACAGGGATCGATATCGTCCATATAATGGGGATAGGAAGAGCAGTGGGTCCGGACAGAACCCCATAAGAAACGAAAGGAAAAATGACCAAGGTCAAAGCAATCGGGGGCTTATGACCAAAAACAGCTTCAACAggtccatcgggcctaaagaagcaccgaggctatcggaatacaactttaatttcGATGTTGCTGCCATCGTATCAGCTATCGGGCGCATCaatgataccaaatggcctcgacctctacaatcctATCCAGCTCAAAGGGACCCTAACCAGaagtgcaaatatcatggcactcacggtcatagaacggaagactgtcgacaactgagagaagaagtatCCCGTTTATTCAAAAACTTCGAGAATTCTTGGGCGACCGAGCCAACAACCATTTTAGGAACaaggattctaacaaacagacagAACGAGAGGATACCGAACCTCAACATGTCataa
- the LOC104118105 gene encoding NDR1/HIN1-like protein 1, which produces MSEKKCSHHKCKKKKIVRRICAAILIFLFLVLLTILIVWAVLQPKKPRFILQDTTIFIFNVSAPNIFSTSIQATVYARNPNSNIGIYYDKMDIYATYHNQQITYYTQIPPVYQGHKDVNIWSPFVLGNNVPIAPYNGPGLTEDQQNGGVWLDFKIDGRVKWKVGSVTTGHYHLHVTCSAYVPLGDHPANGGIVVGNNAVKYQLSRSCDVSV; this is translated from the coding sequence ATGTCAGAGAAAAAGTGCAGCCACCACAAATGCAAGAAGAAGAAGATCGTCAGGCGAATTTGCGCCGCTATTCTCATCTTCCTCTTCTTAGTTCTTCTCACTATCCTTATCGTTTGGGCcgttcttcaacccaaaaaacCCCGTTTCATCCTCCAAGACACCACCATCTTCATCTTCAATGTCTCCGCCCCTAACATCTTCTCCACCTCTATTCAAGCCACCGTTTACGCCCGTAATCCCAATAGCAACATAGGCATATATTACGACAAGATGGATATTTACGCCACCTACCACAACCAGCAAATTACCTATTACACACAAATTCCTCCTGTATACCAAGGCCACAAAGACGTCAACATCTGGTCGCCGTTTGTTTTGGGCAATAACGTACCGATTGCTCCCTATAACGGCCCTGGACTCACCGAAGACCAACAAAATGGCGGCGTTTGGCTCGACTTTAAAATTGACGGCCGTGTGAAATGGAAAGTAGGGTCTGTTACAACCGGTCATTACCATCTTCACGTCACGTGCTCCGCGTATGTTCCACTCGGTGACCACCCTGCTAACGGCGGAATCGTCGTCGGAAACAACGCCGTTAAGTACCAGCTATCCCGGAGCTGTGATGTCAGTGTTTGA